In Bernardetia litoralis DSM 6794, the genomic window AACGACATTTCTTATAAAACATAACTTTTAAAAATCTCCTCTAATGCTTTATTGGGGTCACTTTCCAATCCAGAATAAGTTTTTGAGCTTTGAATTATTGTGCTTCTACTTGCTGTCAGCCATCCAAATCGTTCAGATAATTCTAATTGTCCAATTTTTCCACTAGACAAACCACCCTCACAAACTAGCTTCCAAGCCTTCAAATAATCATTTAATAACTCTATTTTTACATCAGAAGAAAATGCTTTTAGTTTAGTTTCGTTAATAGTATATTTAATATCTAAAAACTTTTTTCGCTTACAAAAAACGATTACACCGATATTAAAAAACTCTTCTCGCTCTACTTTTGGAACAATTCTGATGATTGCATATTTGAATGTAAATTTATCTTGCATTAGTTGCTTCTTTGACCAATAAATCAATATTGGTAAGTTTGGTAGTT contains:
- a CDS encoding DUF3037 domain-containing protein, which codes for MQDKFTFKYAIIRIVPKVEREEFFNIGVIVFCKRKKFLDIKYTINETKLKAFSSDVKIELLNDYLKAWKLVCEGGLSSGKIGQLELSERFGWLTASRSTIIQSSKTYSGLESDPNKALEEIFKSYVL